The Anabaena sp. WA102 genome contains a region encoding:
- a CDS encoding type II toxin-antitoxin system VapB family antitoxin — protein MTTSLNINEALLNEALALDNQVNIDSLVETALREYIQRRKRLKVLDLFGTIEYDESYNYKQQRH, from the coding sequence GTGACTACATCTCTCAACATCAACGAAGCCTTACTAAATGAGGCGTTGGCACTTGATAATCAGGTGAACATTGATTCTTTAGTAGAAACAGCACTGCGCGAATATATTCAACGTCGTAAACGGCTCAAAGTATTAGACCTCTTTGGGACTATCGAGTATGACGAAAGCTATAACTATAAGCAGCAACGTCATTAA
- the vapC gene encoding type II toxin-antitoxin system VapC family toxin, translating into MSIIVDTSVWSLALRRKTPPDFSPAVTILQNLITDDQVALLGAIRQEILSGIRNFEQFTRLRDYLRAFPDLELMPEDYELAAEFFNTCRSKGIQGSNTDFLICAVAHRRSYSILYTDNDFQNFLVHIPIILLPVEG; encoded by the coding sequence ATGAGCATTATTGTTGATACTTCCGTTTGGTCATTGGCTCTACGTCGGAAAACACCACCTGATTTTTCCCCAGCAGTTACAATATTGCAGAATTTAATCACTGATGACCAAGTTGCCTTACTAGGTGCGATTCGTCAAGAAATTCTTTCTGGAATCCGCAATTTTGAACAGTTTACCCGTCTACGAGATTATCTCCGAGCTTTCCCTGATTTAGAACTCATGCCAGAAGACTACGAACTTGCTGCGGAGTTTTTCAATACCTGCCGCAGTAAAGGCATTCAGGGTTCAAATACTGATTTTTTGATTTGTGCAGTTGCTCATCGTCGAAGCTACAGCATTCTCTACACTGACAATGATTTTCAGAATTTTCTAGTACATATTCCTATTATTTTATTGCCTGTTGAGGGTTAG
- a CDS encoding type II toxin-antitoxin system RelE/ParE family toxin has translation MKKLVLTSRFRRFLRKFIRHDQNLQARIEETLQQMEIDLFAANLATHQLKGEFDGLRACSCRYDCRNLCRDVPCTGILGSTSSLEMSNPIFLTLFSTKSYSMQKL, from the coding sequence ATGAAAAAATTGGTTCTTACTTCTCGCTTCAGGCGATTTTTGCGAAAATTCATCAGACATGATCAGAATTTACAAGCACGAATTGAGGAAACATTACAGCAAATGGAAATAGATTTATTTGCTGCTAACCTTGCTACTCATCAGCTAAAAGGTGAGTTTGATGGTTTGCGTGCTTGTTCCTGTAGATATGACTGTCGAAACCTTTGTAGAGACGTTCCATGTACAGGGATTCTCGGCTCTACATCTTCTTTGGAGATGTCTAATCCTATATTTCTCACTTTGTTCTCAACAAAGTCATATTCTATGCAAAAGCTGTAA
- a CDS encoding type II toxin-antitoxin system VapC family toxin produces the protein MERTPAVADTGFVVALLNRLDTMHNSVTPVYTQQKQILLPQTVLAEVAYLVGRNAGSATLVAFLKGLSASRFILVALTDQDLVRVAEILDEYADSRIDFVDASVMAIAERFDIKRILTLDQRDFRLFRPQHCDCFEILP, from the coding sequence ATGGAAAGAACCCCAGCAGTAGCTGATACTGGCTTTGTTGTCGCATTGTTGAATCGTTTGGACACAATGCACAATAGTGTAACACCAGTATACACACAACAAAAACAAATTTTATTGCCACAAACAGTATTAGCAGAAGTGGCTTATTTAGTAGGACGTAATGCAGGTTCAGCAACATTAGTAGCTTTCTTAAAAGGACTATCTGCAAGTAGATTTATTTTAGTAGCTTTGACAGATCAAGATTTGGTGCGTGTTGCGGAAATTTTGGATGAATATGCAGATAGTCGGATTGATTTTGTAGATGCAAGTGTTATGGCTATAGCTGAACGTTTTGATATTAAAAGAATATTGACTTTAGATCAGCGAGATTTTAGATTATTTCGACCTCAGCATTGTGATTGTTTTGAGATTTTGCCTTGA
- a CDS encoding type II toxin-antitoxin system VapC family toxin, which produces MNFLLDSNIVSYALKKNTTINNKLRELSFLGSEIFISCITYYEIKRGLISLNATKQLVDFHGFCNDYPVLLLDDLEIIEKSCEIHAKLKSKGTPIQDADILIAATAIVRDLILVSNDSDLLRIEGLKLENWL; this is translated from the coding sequence ATGAATTTTTTACTTGATTCAAATATCGTTAGCTATGCGTTAAAGAAAAATACAACCATAAATAATAAATTGAGAGAGTTAAGCTTTCTTGGTTCAGAAATATTTATTAGTTGTATAACCTACTATGAAATTAAAAGAGGTTTGATATCTCTCAATGCTACTAAACAATTAGTAGATTTTCATGGATTTTGTAATGATTATCCTGTATTATTGTTAGATGATTTAGAAATTATTGAAAAATCCTGTGAAATTCATGCCAAATTAAAATCCAAAGGTACTCCTATCCAAGATGCTGACATTTTAATAGCAGCTACAGCAATTGTCCGCGATTTAATTCTCGTTTCTAATGATTCTGATTTATTAAGAATTGAAGGACTTAAATTAGAAAATTGGTTGTGA